From the genome of Micromonospora lupini:
GCGCGGGCCGCCGTCAGGCCCACCGCGCCGAGCGCGGCCACGAGTGGTTGGCAGCGACGCACCGCGTCGTCGAGTCGGGTGTCGACGACGTTCAGGCTCACGCAGACGAGCAGTGTCGAATCGCGATCAATCATCGATGCGGGAGCGTACGTGGCGCAGCGCGGTCGCACGACGACATTTCCGGCCCCCGTGGGCGCTCGCGGCGGCTCAGCGGTAGGCGTCCAGCAACGCCAGCACGGCGGCCGGGTCCTCCAGGTGCGCGTTGTGGCCGAGGCCCGGCAGCGTGGCGACAGGCACGCCGTACTCCTTGAGCTGCGCGTCGGTGACCATCGGGTCGTGCTCGCCGCGCGCCAGCACCACAGGCACGTCGGTCGCCGCCAGCAACGCGGCCAGATCGGGCTCGCCGACGGCGAACGCGGTCGTGTCCATCGCGAGCCGCCACCGGCCGTCGACCTGGCGCAGACCGGCGTCCACCATCGGGGCGTCCGGGGAGACCAGGCCGGTGAGGCCGGCGACCCGCAGGTAGCGGCGGGCGGCCTCGGTGCGGCTGGCGTACCAGCCGACCGGACGGGCAGCGAGTTCCGCGGCGCGGGTCAGCTCGGCGGGTGACCAGACCGCCTTGATGCCCAACCCGACCACCGCGTCCACCGGCAGCCCGGCGTCGCGGGCCGCCAGCGTCAGGCCGACCACCCCACCCAGCGAGTGGCCGAGCACGACGACGCGGTCGTCACTGGCCAGGCCCTGCCCGACCCGCTGCGCGAAAGCCTCGAAGGAGTACGACGACAGCGGGGCCGACCAGCCGTGGCCGGCGAGGTCCGGCGCCAACCACCGCCCTGGCCAGTGCTGCTCAAGCAGTGACGCCCAGGGCAGCCACACGTCGCCCGTCGCTCCCATGCCGTGCAGCAGCAGCAGGACCGGCCCACGGCCGGCGTGACCACCCGAATCGTCCACCACGGCCGCAGTCTCCCACGGTTGGCGGCCCGGTACGAGAGCCGTGATCGGCAGCGACGCGACAACGCCGCGGGCGCCGGCCCCTCGTGGGGGACGGCGCCCGCGGCGTCAGCGCCTGGGTCAGGCGGAGTAGCCCCGGCTGGCGATCCAGTTGGCCAGGTCGATCGTGGTGATCCAGTAGGACGGGTCGGCCGGGTTCGCCGAGTCGGCGATCCGCACGGTGCGGCCGTTGTCCTTGTAGCCCACGACGGCGATGTAGTGCCCGCCGCCGTAGGAGTGCCAGCCGCCGTCGGTGTCGGTGGCGTCGCCGACGACGTTGGCGACCACGCCTCGGCCGTCGGTGATGGCCTTGACGACGTCGGCCTGGAGGCGGTCCATCTGCGCGCGGCTTGGCGCGCCCTCGAACATCCGGGTCCGGTACGGGGAGCCCTTCACCTCGGCGTTGAGCACCCGGGTGGTGTCCTCGGCCGAGTTGGTGCCCATCTCGGTGGTGCCCAGCTCGGCGCCGAGCTCCTCCTGCGTGCGGTCGATGCCGCTGGCGCTGAGGGCGTTGCGGGTCGCCGCCGGGCCGCAGTTGTAGTACGTGTTCTGCGCCTCGTAGTCGTAGTCGAGCACCTTGGTCGCGGGCGGCTTCGGCGGCGTCGGCTTACGGGTGAGGTCGGGGTTGCTCGTGGCCTTCGCAGCGGGAGAGGCGGCGCTCGTGGCCGGGGCGGCGGTGCTCGGCGCGGCCGAGGGGGGCGCGACGCGTGCCTGGCCGCGGGACGCGATGGTGTCGCTGCGCATCTCGGCGACTGTGGTCGAG
Proteins encoded in this window:
- a CDS encoding alpha/beta fold hydrolase, with product MVDDSGGHAGRGPVLLLLHGMGATGDVWLPWASLLEQHWPGRWLAPDLAGHGWSAPLSSYSFEAFAQRVGQGLASDDRVVVLGHSLGGVVGLTLAARDAGLPVDAVVGLGIKAVWSPAELTRAAELAARPVGWYASRTEAARRYLRVAGLTGLVSPDAPMVDAGLRQVDGRWRLAMDTTAFAVGEPDLAALLAATDVPVVLARGEHDPMVTDAQLKEYGVPVATLPGLGHNAHLEDPAAVLALLDAYR
- a CDS encoding C39 family peptidase, whose protein sequence is MEDPVKHTLQRQLRRLATERPYQIVAASAAALAIATTTGVLLAGTDGAPASGHTSTTVAEMRSDTIASRGQARVAPPSAAPSTAAPATSAASPAAKATSNPDLTRKPTPPKPPATKVLDYDYEAQNTYYNCGPAATRNALSASGIDRTQEELGAELGTTEMGTNSAEDTTRVLNAEVKGSPYRTRMFEGAPSRAQMDRLQADVVKAITDGRGVVANVVGDATDTDGGWHSYGGGHYIAVVGYKDNGRTVRIADSANPADPSYWITTIDLANWIASRGYSA